One part of the Vicia villosa cultivar HV-30 ecotype Madison, WI linkage group LG6, Vvil1.0, whole genome shotgun sequence genome encodes these proteins:
- the LOC131611120 gene encoding LOB domain-containing protein 41-like: MRMSCNGCRVLRKGCSENCSIRPCLQWIKNPESQANATVFLAKFYGRAGLMNLVNAGPEHLRPAIFRSLLYEACGRIVNPIYGSVGLLWSGSWQLCQAAVEAVLKGAPITPITSEAATHGRGPPLKAYDIRHVSKDENSAASMELTQQRVKTRSRKRSSLAKPKLQEEVKNGNDDRRIEFGSVEPVEPVQEVFVNRAASHESSISHQSEAVNATAAVDLESKESESMASVETAETSMNLFRDEPESNRSLKRTDRTGEENVGLELTLGLEPVSRVYHVVPVKKRRVELKDCGGGSWNVELGLQYPV; this comes from the exons ATGCGGATGAGTTGTAACGGTTGTCGAGTACTAAGAAAAGGTTGCAGTGAAAATTGTAGCATAAGACCATGTTTACAATGGATCAAAAACCCTGAATCACAAGCTAATGCCACTGTCTTTTTAGCTAAATTCTATGGTCGTGCTGGACTGATGAACCTCGTCAACGCCGGCCCCGAACATCTTCGCCCAG CAATTTTTAGATCATTGTTGTACGAAGCATGTGGTCGAATAGTGAACCCAATTTACGGTTCAGTTGGTTTGTTATGGTCTGGGAGCTGGCAGCTATGTCAAGCTGCTGTGGAAGCCGTTTTAAAAGGCGCGCCGATTACGCCGATTACTTCAGAAGCAGCTACTCATGGAAGGGGTCCACCACTGAAGGCCTACGACATACGCCACGTGTCGAAAGACGAGAACTCGGCTGCGTCGATGGAGTTGACGCAGCAGCGAGTCAAGACTCGATCTCGTAAGAGGTCGAGCTTGGCTAAGCCGAAGTTACAAGAGGAGGTGAAAAATGGAAATGATGATAGGAGAATTGAATTCGGTTCGGTTGAACCGGTTGAGCCGGTTCAAGAAGTTTTTGTGAACCGGGCTGCGAGTCATGAGTCGTCGATTAGTCATCAGTCGGAGGCGGTGAATGCTACGGCGGCCGTGGATTTGGAGAGTAAAGAGAGTGAAAGTATGGCTTCGGTTGAAACGGCGGAGACGTCAATGAACTTGTTTAGAGATGAACCGGAGTCGAACCGGAGTTTGAAGCGGACGGACCGAACCGGTGAGGAAAATGTTGGGTTAGAGCTGACTCTTGGGTTGGAACCGGTTTCACGGGTTTATCATGTGGTTCCTGTTAAGAAAAGAAGGGTTGAGTTGAAGGATTGTGGTGGCGGTTCGTGGAATGTGGAGTTGGGGCTTCAGTATCCGGTTTAG